The following coding sequences lie in one Tichowtungia aerotolerans genomic window:
- the rplS gene encoding 50S ribosomal protein L19, protein MNTIVEKIGAEQCTKEIPQFRIGDTVCVHVNIKEGAKERIQNYTGVVIARNGSGVTETITVRRVAFGEGVERVFPLQSPNVVQIDVVRLGKVRRAKLYYLRDLKGKKARIKERRV, encoded by the coding sequence ATGAACACGATCGTAGAAAAAATCGGCGCTGAGCAATGCACCAAAGAAATTCCGCAGTTTCGGATCGGCGACACCGTTTGTGTGCATGTGAATATTAAAGAAGGCGCCAAAGAGCGTATCCAGAACTACACCGGAGTGGTGATTGCCCGTAACGGTTCCGGTGTGACCGAAACCATTACTGTTCGCCGTGTTGCTTTTGGTGAAGGTGTTGAGCGTGTATTCCCGTTGCAGAGCCCGAATGTCGTGCAGATTGATGTGGTTCGCCTCGGTAAAGTTCGTCGCGCGAAACTCTACTACCTGCGTGATCTCAAGGGTAAAAAAGCCCGCATCAAAGAGCGTCGCGTATAA
- a CDS encoding ribonuclease HII, giving the protein MDMLAFEKEAWNSGLFFVAGVDEAGRGPLAGPVVAAAVVFEREPLAGGEAFAGLTDSKALTERKRELFFEQLMACPFAHTAFSVIEPSEIDSINILQATWKAMAESLSGLDRLPDLALVDGSPVRGLPCDSKNIIKGDAKSLSIAAASVIAKVTRDRLMLELDKKHPEYGFAAHKGYGTKMHLKAIREHGPLDCHRKTFRPISELNQGELF; this is encoded by the coding sequence ATGGACATGCTTGCATTTGAAAAAGAGGCCTGGAATTCAGGCCTCTTTTTTGTTGCCGGAGTGGATGAGGCCGGACGAGGTCCTTTGGCCGGTCCGGTTGTTGCCGCCGCGGTTGTGTTCGAGCGCGAGCCGCTTGCTGGCGGGGAGGCCTTTGCCGGCCTTACGGATTCTAAAGCGCTTACTGAAAGGAAACGTGAGTTGTTTTTTGAGCAGCTGATGGCGTGTCCTTTCGCACATACTGCTTTTTCAGTTATCGAGCCTTCAGAAATTGATTCTATCAATATTCTGCAGGCCACCTGGAAGGCGATGGCAGAGTCGCTGAGCGGACTCGATCGTCTTCCGGATCTGGCCTTGGTGGATGGAAGTCCAGTGCGCGGACTGCCTTGTGATTCAAAGAATATTATCAAGGGCGATGCAAAGAGTCTTTCTATCGCCGCGGCATCGGTTATTGCAAAGGTGACTCGTGATCGATTGATGCTTGAGCTGGATAAAAAGCATCCTGAATATGGGTTTGCGGCTCATAAAGGGTATGGGACGAAAATGCATCTGAAGGCGATTCGGGAGCACGGCCCGCTGGACTGTCATCGTAAGACATTCCGCCCCATTTCCGAGCTGAATCAGGGGGAACTTTTTTGA
- a CDS encoding YraN family protein — MKRFVSWFRDEAAHLKTGRRGEKQAERFLKKSGYKILGRRVRVGKHDEIDLIAREGETMVFVEVKTRKTECYGRPAAAVNRDKRRKLSRAAVTFLQKRKLRPPFIRFDIVEVIDEPSEIRHIENAFQLEGNYRVWW; from the coding sequence TTGAAACGGTTTGTCAGTTGGTTCAGGGATGAGGCGGCGCATCTGAAAACGGGGCGTCGCGGGGAAAAGCAGGCCGAACGTTTTCTGAAAAAATCCGGGTATAAAATACTCGGCCGTCGGGTTCGTGTTGGGAAACACGATGAAATCGATTTGATCGCCCGGGAGGGAGAGACGATGGTTTTTGTTGAAGTGAAAACCCGCAAAACGGAATGTTACGGGAGGCCCGCTGCGGCAGTGAATCGCGATAAGCGCCGCAAGTTGTCACGAGCAGCTGTTACTTTCCTTCAGAAGCGAAAACTTCGACCTCCTTTTATCCGGTTTGATATTGTCGAAGTGATCGATGAGCCCAGCGAGATTCGTCACATTGAAAACGCTTTTCAGCTCGAGGGTAATTATCGAGTCTGGTGGTGA
- a CDS encoding polyprenyl synthetase family protein, whose amino-acid sequence MQKDTVYIENLIKDHLTGHSCWQAVASENPAGFEVLRSTLLAPGKRIRPLLFAAACRDFGVEPFPKLSSVALALELVHSFILIHDDLIDRSAVRRGCPTLHCAVEQWFQKNPSEGFAGEDFALVAGDLLFSMAIENVLKADVPEKMRQEMLCCFMQAAQETARGALLEMQVAQKPVHALDTDQIEEIYALKTGGYTFLLPLRLAEVCSGMHLPELDGAGLAAGISFQLKNDLKSIACWQETGEVPDDVRDHRRTWPLVYAGAEELLCSEDTISALTDAVGRKTDEALKKIEKMPVTAGFLRQILKQS is encoded by the coding sequence ATGCAAAAAGATACGGTGTATATTGAAAACCTGATTAAAGACCATTTGACGGGTCATTCCTGTTGGCAGGCAGTGGCTTCTGAAAATCCGGCAGGGTTTGAAGTGCTGCGCAGCACTCTTCTTGCGCCCGGGAAGCGCATTCGTCCATTGTTGTTTGCTGCGGCATGTCGAGATTTCGGCGTGGAACCTTTTCCAAAATTGTCCAGTGTTGCGCTGGCACTTGAGCTGGTGCACAGTTTTATTTTGATTCACGATGACTTAATCGATCGTTCCGCGGTTCGCAGGGGCTGTCCGACGCTGCATTGCGCAGTTGAGCAATGGTTTCAGAAAAACCCGTCTGAAGGGTTTGCTGGAGAGGATTTTGCGCTGGTTGCTGGAGATCTCCTGTTCTCGATGGCTATCGAGAATGTGCTGAAAGCAGATGTTCCGGAAAAGATGCGGCAGGAGATGCTGTGTTGTTTTATGCAGGCTGCGCAGGAGACCGCCCGCGGCGCATTACTTGAAATGCAGGTGGCTCAGAAGCCAGTCCATGCGTTGGATACGGATCAGATCGAAGAAATCTATGCGCTTAAAACCGGCGGTTATACTTTTCTGCTTCCTCTGAGGCTGGCTGAAGTCTGTTCCGGTATGCATTTGCCGGAGCTTGATGGGGCTGGTCTGGCTGCCGGTATTTCATTCCAGCTTAAGAATGACCTGAAAAGTATTGCCTGCTGGCAGGAAACCGGCGAGGTTCCGGATGATGTTCGTGATCATCGTCGGACCTGGCCTTTGGTGTATGCGGGGGCAGAGGAGCTTCTCTGTTCTGAAGATACGATTTCTGCGCTGACGGATGCTGTGGGCCGAAAAACTGATGAGGCGCTCAAAAAAATTGAGAAAATGCCCGTTACTGCCGGGTTTCTGCGTCAGATCCTGAAGCAGAGTTGA